Within the Luteimonas sp. JM171 genome, the region CACGGCCTTGCCGTTGGAGGCGAACAGCATGACGTCGCTGGAACCGTCGGTGAGCTCGGCGTTGACCAGCGCATCGCCCTCTTCCAGGTTGATCGCGATCTTGCCGCGCTGCAGCCGGTATGCGAACTCGGTCAGCGGGGTCTTCTTGACCGTGCCGTTGCGGGTGGCGAAGAACACGTACTGGTCCTCGGCGTACTCGCGCACCGGTACCACGGCCTGCACCCGCTCGCCCTCTTCCAGCGCGATCCAGTTGATGATCGGCCGCCCGCGCGCGTGCGGGCCGGCGTCGGGAAGCTGGTACACCGGCAGCCAGAACACGCGCCCGGCGCTGGTGAACGTGAGCAGGGTGTCGTGGGTGTTGACCAGCCACAGCTGGTCGATGAAATCCTCGTCCTTGGTCGAGGCCGCGTTGCGCCCCCGGCCGCCGCGGCGCTGCGCGCGGTAGGAGCTCACCGGCTGGCGCTTGGCGTAGCCCGAATGCGACAGGGTGACCACCACATCTTCCGGCGCGATCAGGTCGAGGATGTCCAGGTCTTCCTCGCTCTCGCGGATCTCGCTGCGGCGCTCGTCGCCGAACTCTTCCTTGACCGTGCGCAGCTCGGTGCGGATCACCTCCAGCAGCACGTCCGGATCCTCGAGGATCTCGATCAGGCCGCGGATCGTCTCCAGCAGCTGGCGGTATTCATCGGTGAGCTTCTCCTGCTCCAGCCCGGTCAGGCGGTGCAGGCGCATCTCCAGGATCTGCTGGGCCTGGGTCTCGGTGAGCTGGTAGCGGCCGTCCACCAGGCCCACGCCCTTCGGCAGGCCCTCGGGGCGCGAAGCCTCGGCGCCCGCGGCCTCCAGCAGCGTTGCCACCAGGCCCGGCTCCCAGGTGCGGGACAGCATGCGCTCGCGCGCCTCGTTGGGGTTGGCCGACGTCTTGATCAGCTCGATCATCTCGTCGATGTTGGCCAGCGCGACGGTCAGGCCTTCCAGCACGTGGGCACGCGCGCGCGCCTTGCGCAGTTCGAAGATCGTACGGCGGGTGACCACCTCGCGCCGGTGGCGGATGAACGCCTCCAGGATCTGCTTGAGGTTGAGCAACTGCGGGCGGCCGTCCACCAGGGCCACCATGTTGATGCCGAAGAACGACTCCAACTGGGTCTGCTGGTACAGGTTGTTCAGCACCACCTCGGCCGAATCCCCGCGCTTGACCTCGATGTAGATGCGCATGCCGTCCTTGTCGGACTCGTCGCGCAGCTCGCTGATGCCCTCGAGCTTCTTCTCCTTCACCAGCTCGGCGATCTTCTCGATCAGCTTCGCCTTGTTCACCTGGTAGGGGATCTCGGTGACGATGATCGATTCGCGGCCGTTGTCGGCCACCTCGATGTCGGCCTTGGCGCGGATGCGCACCCGGCCGCGGCCGGTGCGGTAGGCCAGCTGGATGCCGCTGACGCCGTTGATGATGCCGGCGGTGGGGAAATCGGGGCCGGGGATGTGCTCCATCAACCCGTCGATGTCCAGGTCCGGCTCATCGATCAGGGCGATGGTGGCATCGACCACCTCGCACAGATTGTGCGGCGGGATGTTGGTGGCCATGCCCACCGCGATGCCGGCCGAGCCGTTGATCAGCAGGTTGGGTACCCGCGCCGGCAGGACCGTGGGTTCGAGCTCCTTCTCGTCGTAGTTGAGCTGGAAGTCGACGGTTTCCTTTTCGATGTCGGCCAGCAGCTCGTGCGAGAGCCGCGACAGGCGCGCCTCGGTGTAACGCATGGCCGCCGCCGAGTCGCCGTCGATCGAACCGAAGTTGCCCTGCCCGTCGATCTGCATGTAGCGCAGCGAGAACGGCTGCGCCATGCGGACCAAGGTGTCGTAGACCGCCGAGTCGCCGTGCGGATGGTATTTACCGATCACGTCACCGACGATTCGCGCCGACTTGTAGTACGGCTTGTTGCTGTGCGCGCCCAGCTCGTTCATGGCGTACAGCACGCGCCGGTGCACCGGCTTGAGCCCGTCGCGGACGTCGGGGAGCGCGCGGCCCACGATCACGCTCATGGCGTAATCGAGGTAGCTGCGGCGCATTTCGTCTTCGAGGTTTACGGGGATGATTTCTTGCGTGGAATCGACCATCTAGGCTGTTCGCATCCTGGCGGCTGCCGGCAGCGGCTGCATGCACCCGGACCGGGCCGGGGCGCATTCATCTGGCTGCGGCAAGCGCGTTGAAAAAGACAGCCCAGTATATCACGCGCTGCCCCCTCGATGCGGCGTTTTCCAGCAGCAAAACAATGACTTACGGATGGCATGGCCGACGCATGACAGCTGTCAGTACCCCGCGGGGCGCCGGCCGGCCACAATTTCCGTGCCGCTGGGAGGAGCGTTGCCATGTCCCGTACCGGAATCGCACTGCGCATTTGCGCATTCGCCGCCGCCATGGTCCTGATCTGGAAGGGCGCGCTTCCCATGTTGGCCGCGGCCGGGGGCAGTCCGCTCCGGCTGGCGGCAGGAGCGCTTGTTTCGGCCGCTGTGCTGGCCGTGGTGCTGATTGCGCTGCGGGTGGACCGGCTCGGGCTTCGCGCCATCGGCCACCGCGGCGACGTCGCCGGCCTGCGTGCATTCCTTGCCGGGATGGCCCTGTGGCTGCTGCCTGCGCTGGCGGGCACCGCGCTGTGCCTGGCGATGGGCTGGACATCGATCAGGCTCGAGTCACCGCCGGCGACGGTCCTGGCCGCGTTGCCGGCGCTGGCGCTTGGGGTGCTCCTGGTCGAGGCGTTTCCGGAAGAACTGGCGTTCCGCGGCTACCTGCAGGGG harbors:
- the gyrA gene encoding DNA gyrase subunit A, which codes for MVDSTQEIIPVNLEDEMRRSYLDYAMSVIVGRALPDVRDGLKPVHRRVLYAMNELGAHSNKPYYKSARIVGDVIGKYHPHGDSAVYDTLVRMAQPFSLRYMQIDGQGNFGSIDGDSAAAMRYTEARLSRLSHELLADIEKETVDFQLNYDEKELEPTVLPARVPNLLINGSAGIAVGMATNIPPHNLCEVVDATIALIDEPDLDIDGLMEHIPGPDFPTAGIINGVSGIQLAYRTGRGRVRIRAKADIEVADNGRESIIVTEIPYQVNKAKLIEKIAELVKEKKLEGISELRDESDKDGMRIYIEVKRGDSAEVVLNNLYQQTQLESFFGINMVALVDGRPQLLNLKQILEAFIRHRREVVTRRTIFELRKARARAHVLEGLTVALANIDEMIELIKTSANPNEARERMLSRTWEPGLVATLLEAAGAEASRPEGLPKGVGLVDGRYQLTETQAQQILEMRLHRLTGLEQEKLTDEYRQLLETIRGLIEILEDPDVLLEVIRTELRTVKEEFGDERRSEIRESEEDLDILDLIAPEDVVVTLSHSGYAKRQPVSSYRAQRRGGRGRNAASTKDEDFIDQLWLVNTHDTLLTFTSAGRVFWLPVYQLPDAGPHARGRPIINWIALEEGERVQAVVPVREYAEDQYVFFATRNGTVKKTPLTEFAYRLQRGKIAINLEEGDALVNAELTDGSSDVMLFASNGKAVRFDENEVRPMGRTATGVRGMRLAEGETVCSMIVVVADGNGDILTATEHGFGKRTPVSEYPRKGRGIQGVIAIQTSERNGDLVGAVQIADRHEVLLISDGGTLVRTRASEIAQVGRNTQGVTLMRLGDGEKLQAIERIDTSIEENGVDEAGGGEAPEPPAPQPVADAPGEQPAT
- a CDS encoding type II CAAX endopeptidase family protein, which produces MSRTGIALRICAFAAAMVLIWKGALPMLAAAGGSPLRLAAGALVSAAVLAVVLIALRVDRLGLRAIGHRGDVAGLRAFLAGMALWLLPALAGTALCLAMGWTSIRLESPPATVLAALPALALGVLLVEAFPEELAFRGYLQGLLARRTAQWIALLVQAALFVLFAWAIGALGSAQQWMFIPGFGLILGLVRALSGSFWTSMGVHFAWMTTTQLLLGHAGVEGLQTLLFVAFTLLPSATLGTVLSLKRPGFRWKARTAANAG